One window from the genome of Cricetulus griseus strain 17A/GY chromosome 2, alternate assembly CriGri-PICRH-1.0, whole genome shotgun sequence encodes:
- the LOC100758308 gene encoding uncharacterized protein LOC100758308 isoform X2 produces MDKKELWLTTQSPGVDLANAPYSKIRVVTFWPRAPPAPRVSPPRAAPAPAPPRPSRGVRVCGCVPRKTKLRPGSGPHSTPRFAVSAEARARGPGEGTRRGVPGPPAQGWGRGRGRGRGTYPPPSPQVRPAPQRTPACSPRASLRPSQSMLPAAMKSLGLALLALLLCLSPAHGLWCQDCTLANSSHCAPKQCQPTDTVCASVRITDPSSSRKDHSVNKMCASSCDFVKRHFFSDYLMGFINSGILKVDVDCCEKDLCNGASATGRSPWALAGGLLLSLGPALLWAGP; encoded by the exons ATGGATAAAAAGGAGCTGTGGCTTACTACTCAGAGCCCAGGTGTGGATCTGGCCAATGCTCCCTATAGCAAGATCAGGGTTGTCACCttctgg CCCCGGGCGCCCCCCGCCCCGCGCGTCTCCCCACCGCGCGCGGCCCCCGCCCCGGCTCCGCCCCGCCCCTCGCGCGGGGTCCGCGTCTGCGGCTGCGTTCCCCGAAAGACGAAGCTGCGCCCCGGTTCCG GCCCGCACTCCACGCCCCGATTCGCGGTGAGCGCAGAGGCGCGCGCGCGGGGACCAGGGGAGGGGACTCGGCGCGGGGTCCCCGGCCCCCCAGCCCAGGGGTGGGGACGAGGACGGGGACGGGGACGCGGCACGtatccccccccctccccgcagGTAAG GCCTGCGCCCCAGAGGACCCCTGCCTGCAGCCCCCGCGCCTCTCTCAGGCCCTCTCAGAGCATGCTGCCTGCAGCCATGAAGAGCCTCGGCCTGGCACTGCTGGCCTTGCTGCTGTGCCTCTCGCCGG CCCATGGCCTGTGGTGCCAGGACTGCACCCTGGCCAATTCCAGCCATTGCGCCCCGAAGCAGTGCCAGCCGACCGACACCGTTTGTGCCAGCGTGCGGATCACCGACCCCAGCAGCA gcAGGAAGGACCATTCTGTGAACAAGATGTGTGCTTCCTCCTGCGACTTCGTTAAGCGGCACTTTTTCTCAGACTATCTGATGGGGTTCATTAACTCTGGGATCTTAAAAGTCGACGTGGACTGCTGCGAGAAAGATTTGTGCAACGGGGCATCAGCCACGGGGCGCAGTCCCTGGGCCCTGGCTGGGGGGCTCCTGCTCAGCCTCGGGCCTGCTCTCCTCTGGGCTGGGCCCtga